Part of the Roseomonas sp. OT10 genome, CCTGCTTCTCCAGGAAGCGGGAGAGCAGGTCGCGGATCTCGCGGTCGTCATCCACGACCAGGATGTGGGGGGCGGGCTCCATGGGCTGTTACATAGGCATCCGCGGGCTGGCTGGCTTGCCCTGTTTGTAACGGCCGGTCTCTCCCGCCGCCACCGTTGCCTGCCGTTGCACTTCCGCACGTGTCCTGGCTTGGGTCGGGGCCATTAAAGGCGCATCTGTGCGTCACGGCGGTGCCCCTCCCCCTCCTCGAGGTATCGGCGTCGAAGGCGGCAGGCGAACCCATTCTCCCCCCCCCCGGGTTCCCTGCCGCCTCCCCCCTGCATTCCGCTTCCCTTCCGTTGGACGGCCGCGCGCCCAGGGGCCAGAAGCCCGGCATGGATGCCGCCGCCAACCCGCCCGCCCTTCCTTTTCCCGGCCCCCTTCCCGCTTGGGCCCGGGCGGGGCTGGACACCCTGGCCGCGGCGCATCCCGATCTGGCGCGCATCGAGGCCACGGCCGGCCCGCTGGCCTGGCGTGTCCGGCCGCGCGGCTTCCCCGGCCTGCTGCGGGCGATCTGCGGGCAGATGATCAGCGACCGCGCCGCCGCCGCCATCTGGGGGCGGCTCGCCGCCCTGCCCGGCGCGCTGGATCCGGCGGGGCTGCTGGCGCTGGACGATGCGGCGCTGTGCGGGCAGGCCGGGCTGTCGCGGCCCAAGGCGGCGCATGCCCGTTCCCTGGCCATGGCCGTGCTGGACGGGCGGCTGCGGCTGGACGAGCTGCCGGGCATGGAGGATGCGGAGGCGGTGGCGCATCTCTGCGCCGTGCGCGGGCTGGGACGCTGGACGGCCCAGGTGCACCTGCTCTTCGCCGAGCAGCGCGCGGATGTCTTCCCGGAGGGCGACCTGGCCCTCGCCGCCGGCCTCGCTCACCTGCGCGGCCTGCCAACACGGCCGCCGCCGCGCGCCCTGGCCGCGCTCGCGCTGGAATGGCAGCCCTGCCGCTCCCTGGCGGCGCGGTTGCTGTGGCACTGGTGGCGGCACGCGACGGGACGCCCGGCCGGCGATATCGCTATGGACCCTGCCGCGGACGCGTGAGAGGAGAAGATTCATGCTGTCCCTCTCGCCGCGGCTGCGCGCGACCGCCGCACCCGCCATCCCCGCCGCCCGCGCCTGGGCGGCCGCCTATGACGGGTCCTCCGGGCCGGCGCTGGACCTGACCCAGGCGGTGCCGGGCTATCCCCCGCACCCGGATCTGCTGGCGCGGCTGGCGGCGGAGGCCGGGGATGGGGCCAGCGCGGGCTACGGCGCCATCGAGGGCGAAGCGGCGCTGCGGGAGGCGCTGGCCGCCGACCTCTCCGCGGCCTACGGGGCCGCCATCCGGGCGGAGGACGTGGCGATCACCGCCGGCTGCAACCTGGCCTTCGCCGTCGCCGTCTCCGTGCTGGCCGGCACGGGCGAGTCGGTGATGCTGCCGACGCCGTGGTACTTCAACCACCGGATGACATTGGAGGTGGCCGGCATCGGCGTGGTGCCGTTGCCCTGCCGCGCGGCGGACGGCTTCCTGCCCTATCCCGAGCGGACCGCCAGCCTGCTGGACGCCAACCCGCAGGTGCGCGCCCTGGTGCTGATCACGCCGAACAACCCCACCGGCGCCGTGGCGTCGCCCGAGCTGATCGCGCGGCTGGCGGAGATCTGCCGTCGGCGCGGCGTCTGGCTGGTGCTGGACGAGACCTATCGCGACTTCCTGCCGGGCCGGTCGGAGCAGCCGCCGCACGACGTGTTCGGCGACCCGTCCTGGCGCGGCGGGGTGGTGCAGCTCTACTCCTTCTCCAAATCCTACTGCGTGCCGGGGCACCGGGTGGGCGCCATCGTCGCCGGCCCGGCCTTCCGGGCGGAAATGATGAAGGCGCTGGACACGCTGCAGATCTGCCCGCCCCGGGCGGCGCAGCGCGCCCTGGCCTGGGCCGTGCCGGCGCTGGCGGAATGGCGCCGGGCGAACCGCGCGGTGATGGCCGGGCGGGCGGCAGCCTTCACCCGCGCCGTGGCGCCGCTGAACCGCTGGAAGATCGATGCGCTGGGCGCCTACTTCGCCTATCTGCGCCTGCCCCCCGGCGCGCCGGACGCGGTGGCGGCGGCGGAGATCCTGGCCTCCCGCCACGGGCTGATGACCCTGCCGGGGCCCTTCTTCGGGCCGGGCCAGGAACGCCACCTGCGGCTGGCCTTCGCCAATGCGGAAGAGGGGCTGCTGGCGCAGGTGCCGGAGCGTCTGTCCCGGCTGGGCTAGCCACGCCGGGCCAGCGCCGTTCAGCGGAAGTCACGCGAGGGCGGCAGGCGCGCCGGCGGACCGGGGCGCATCACCTCGTCGGCGCGGGACAGCAGACGGTCCGCCCAGGCGGCCGGGCTTTCCAGCCGGTGCAGCCCGTCCAGCAGGTCGGAACGGTCCTCCAGCCGGCGCACCACCAGGTGCACGATGGGGGTTTCGGTGCGCCGGGGATCGTCCTCCCGCTCCACCCGCCCCTCCGCCACCAGCAGCCGGGCGGCCACCACGGCGGCGCGGTGCGCGGCGACCACGGCCGGGTAGAGGACGAGGTTGGCGGTGCCGTGCTCGTCCTCGACGGTGAAGAACACCACCCCCTTGGAGGAGCCCGGCCGCTGCCGCACCAGCACCAGCCCGGGCAGGCGCAGCCGCGCGCCGCGCCGGGCATCGCGCAGGCGGCGCGTATCGGCCAGGCGCATCGCGGCCAGGGCCGGACGCAGCAGCGCCAGCGGGTGGTCGCGCAAGGTCAGGCCGGTGGCGCCGTAGTCCAGCACGGTGCGCTCGCCCGCCGTCATGCGCGGCAGGGCGGGCGTGGCGGCAGCGGCGGCGAAGAGGGGAAGCTCCTCCGGCCCCCGCGCCGGCTCCACCGCCTGCGCCGCCCAGAGCGCGGCCCGCCCGTCCAGGCCGAGGCCGCGGAAGGCATCCGCCTGGGCCAGGGCGGCGGCGGCATCGCGCGGCAGGCCGGCGCGGCGCACGCAATCGGCCAGCGAGGCGAAGGGGCGCGCCGCGACGATCCGCGCCCCCGCCTCGGCGGAGAGCCCCGCCACCAGGCGCAGCCCCAGGCGCAGCGCCAGCCCGCCGGCGCTGCCCGGATCGGGCTCCAGCGTGCAGTCCCAGGCGCTGGCCGCGACATCGGCGGGGCGGATGGCGACGCCGTGCTCGCGCGCGTCGCGGACGAGCTGCGCGGGGGCGTAGAAGCCCATGGGCTGGCTGTTCAGCAGGGCGCAGGCGAAGACCGCCGGGTGGTGGCGCTTGATCCAGGCGGAGGTGTAGACGAGCTGCGCGAAGGAGGCGGCGTGGCTCTCCGGGAAGCCGTAGCTGCCGAAGCCCTCGATCTGCTGGAAGACGCGCTCGGCGAAGTCGCGATCGTAGCCTTTCGCCAGCATGCCGCTGACGAACTCCTCGTGGAAGACCGGCACCTTGCCGTGCCCCTTGAAGGTGCCCATGGCGCGGCGGAGCTGGTCGGCGCGCGCGGGGGAGAAGCCGGCCGCGACGACGGCGATGCGCATCGCCTGCTCCTGGAACAGCGGCACGCCGTAGGTCTTCCTCAGCACCTCGGCCAGCTCGGGATTGGGGATGTCGGGCGCCTCCTCGCCGTTCCGGCGGCGCAGGTAGGGATGCACCATGTCGCCCTGGATCGGGCCGGGGCGGACGATCGCCACCTCCACCACCAGATCGTAGAACTCCTTCGGGCGCAGCCGCGGCAGCATGTTCATCTGCGCCCGGCTCTCTACCTGGAACACGCCCACCGTGTCGGCGCGCGAGAGCATGGCGTAGGTCTCGCGGCAATCGGCGGGGATGGATTGCAGCGTGTGGCGCCTTCCGCCATGCGCCGCGATCAGGTCCAGCGCGCGGTGCAGGCAGCTCAGCATCCCCAGCCCCAGAACGTCCACCTTCAGGATGCCCAGCGCCTCGATGTCGTCCTTGTCCCACTCGATGGTGGTGCGCCCCTCCATCGCCGCCGCCGTCACCACCGCCAGCTCCACCAGCGGCCCACGCGTGATGACGAAGCCGCCGACATGGGTGGAGAGGTGGCGCGGGAAGCCCACCGGCTGGCCGCCCATGCGGAACGGGTCCTCGCCGCCGGTCAGCTCCTCGGCCAGCGCGATGGTCCGGGCCAGGCGCGGGTCGCCGTCGGGGTCCAGCCCCGCCTCGCGCGCCACCTCGGCCAGCGAGGCGCCGCCCGGCCCCCAGCTTCCCTTGGCCAGCCGCGCGGTGACGTCCTCGCTCAGCCCCATCGCCCTGCCCGCCTCGCGGATCGCGCCGCGCGGGCGGTAGCGGCTGAGCGTCGCGGCGATGGCGGCGCGGTCCCGGCCGTAGCGTTCGTAGATGTGCTGGATCACCTCCTCGCGCCGCTCGTGCTCGAAATCCACGTCGATGTCGGGCGGCTCGTCGCGGTCGATGGAGAGGAAGCGCTCGAACAGCAGGTCGTGCTTCGTCGGATCGACCGCGGTGATGCCCAGCACGTAGCAGACGGCGGAATTGGCCGCCGAGCCGCGCCCCTGGCAGAGGATGCCCCGCTCCCGCGCGAAGCGCACGATCTCCTGCGCCGTCAGGAAATAGGGCGCGTAGTCCTTCCGCGCGATCAGCCGAAGCTCGTCCGCGACCTGGCGCCGCACCGTCTCCGGCGCGCCCTCCGGCCAGTGCTCGCGCATCGCCGCGGCCACGCGGCGCTCCAGCGTCCGCTGCGCGGTCAGGCCTGGCTCCAGGATCTCGTCCGGGTATTCGTAGCGCAGCTCGCGCAGCGAGAAGCGGCAGGTCTCCAGCACGCGCGGGATCGCCGCCATCGCCTCCGGCCAGCGGGCGAAGAGACGCGCCATCTCGGCCGGCGGCTTCAGATGCGCCTCCGCATTCGGCTCGGCGGCATAGCCGAGCTCGTCCACCCGCAGGCCCAGGCGGATGGCGGTGAGCAGGTCGGCCAGCGCCTGCCGCCGCGCGACGTGGTAGCGCGTGCCGCCCGCGACCAGCAGCGGCTGGCCCATGGCGGCGAGCCGGTCCAGCCGCTTCGCGTCGTCGCCCGCGAAGCGATAGGTCGCGGCGCAGAACAGCGGCAGCGCCAGCCGCCGGCGCAGGGCGGCCGCATCGCGCCGCAGCCGGTCCGCGAAGGCCTCCCCCGGCTGGTCCGGCGGCACCAGCGCCAGGACGCAGCCCTCCACCCCCGCGATCAGGTCGTCGCGCGTCAGCCGGCATTCGCCCTTCGGCGCGTTCATCCGGCCATGGCTGAGCAGCCGCGCCAGCCGCCCGTAGGCAGCGCGGTCGGCGGGCCAGGCGAGGTATTCCATCCCGTCCGGCAGCACCAGCCGGCAGCCGACGAGATGGCGAAGAGGTCCTTTCCCCGCCTCGTTCAACTGCTCCACCGCCACCAGCCCGCGCACGCTGCCGGCGAAGGAGTTGCGGTCGGCGATGCCCAGCGCGGCATGGCCCAGCGCGGCGGCCGTCGCCGCCAGCTCGTGCGGGTGCGAGGCGCCGTCGAGGAAGCTGAAGTTCGACAGCGCCGCCAGCTCGGCGAAGAGGGTCACGCCCCCGCCTTCATGCCAGGAAGCCGTGCAGGAACCAGCGCATCGGCACGTCGCGGCCGACGCGGCAGACCCAGAGCCGCTCGCCCCCTTCCACCTCCACGCGGAAGTAGTCGCGGAACTCCCGCGCCGCCGCCTCCGGCCCGCCGCAGGGGTGCAGCCGCTCCGGCCCCTCCGCCGCGCGCACCCGCAGCGCGCGGCCCCGCCAGGTGAGCCGCGCCGGCGGCCCGTCCGGCAGGGGCGCGATCGCCTCCACCGGTTCCGGCGGGGACAGCAGGCGCACGGGGCGCGGCCGGTCATGCCAGTGCGCCGGGGTCTCCCTCGCCATCCCCAGCGGGTCACCGTGTGCCACCGCCTCCTCCGGCAGGTGGGCGGCGCGCGGGTCCAGCCGCCAGACGCGCAGCCGGTCGCCCAGCCGGTCCAGCAGACGCGCCAGCGCCTCCCGCTCCGCCCCCTCGCCGCCCGCGAAGCCGTCCTGCGCCGCCGCCAGCGGATCGGTCGCCTCGGCCGAGAGCGCCAGCCGGTCGAAGCCGAAGCCCGGCGCCAGCCGCTCCAGCCTCTCGCGGAACAGCCGCTCCAGATGCGCGGGCGCCCGCATCGGCAGCGCCGTGCCCACCGCCACCTCCTGCACCCCGCCATCCACCCCATGCGCGCGCAGCACCACGCGCCGTGCCCCACGCCCGGCCTCGGCCAGCCGCAGGCACAGCGCCTCCAGCAGCCGGGCGAAGACGGCGTCCACCGCCTCGCGCGTCACGATCGGCTCCAGCAGCTCGCGCGCCACGGTGAAGTCGGGCGGCGGCCGCAGCGGGCGGATCGGCCGGCCCCGCAGCCCCGCCACCTCGTCCAGCGCCGTGACCAGCCCAGCCCCGAAGCGCGCCGCCAGCTCCGCCCGGGGCAGCGCCCGCACCGCCCCCACCTGCCACAGCCCCAGCCGCCGCAGCGCCGCCCGCACCGAAGGCTCCACCGGCAGCACCGAGAGCGGCAGCGGATCGGTCGCCGCCGCCTCCCGCCCCGCCGGCACCACCACGCCCGCCCCGGCCCGCGCCAGGGCCAGCGCCGCCCCGGCCGTGCCCGCGACGGCGCCGACCGCCGTCACCCCCAGCCGCGCCAGCCGCCCCACCGCCGCGTCGCGCAGCCCTGGCTCGCCCTGCCCCGCAGCACAGCCGGTGATGTCCAGCAGCAGCGCCTCCGGCGCCTCCACCCCCGCCAGCGGCGTGAACCGCATTGCCCAGAGCCCCAGCCGCCGCAGCAGCGCCGCATTCGCCGCCGCATCCTCCGCCACCAGCCGCACCGCCGGGCAGGCCGCCCGCGCATCCGCCACCGCCAGCCCCGCCCGCAGCCCGGCCGCCGCGGCCGCGTCGTCCACCGCGGTCAGCACCTGCCGGGGGCCGCGCTGGGTCCAGAGGGCGATGGGGGGCGGGGCGTCCTGGCCCCCGGAGGGAAGCCGCTGCCGGCCTTCGGCATCGACGCAGTGCGTCGATCCCCCCGATGCCCCCCATCCGCCCGGAGCGGAGCCCCTGGACCCATGTTCGTCAGAGGGCGGCGCTGCCGGAGACGGCAGCGCATGTGTGAAAGGGGGTCCAGGGGGGCGGAGCCCGCCCTGGGGCCACGGGTGCGACGCCTCCATCGCCAACCGGTCCAGCGCCAGCCGCGGCAGATGCAGGGCGAGGAGGCGACGGCCGGGCTGGGCGGACGCGGCGTCGGGGGGTGGCGGGGCGGCGGCGGGCGCGCCGGGCGGGGTCAGGCGCGGCGGGCGGCAGAAGCGGCGTCGCATGCGTCGGGCTCCAGATCCTCGGCGGTCAAGGTTTCGGTGCCGAGGCGCCAGGCGACGTTCCACAGGCCCGGGCGCCCGGAGCGGGTGCGGAGGAGCTCCAGCGTCCAGTGCGGGTCGCCCAGGTCGTGGCGGGACAGGCCGGTGCCGGCACGGCCGGAGACGCGCCAGCGGGTGGTGGCCAGGGACGGCCCGGCGGCCGCCTCCGGCACGTCGTCGCGGAGGAGGAGGCCGATGCCGCCGCCCGTCTCGGCCGCGAGCTGGAGGCGGCGGGCGGCGGTGGGGTCGGGGGTCTCGTCGAGCAGGAGGGCGCCGGTCACGGCGGGGCAGCGCAACACCTCCTCCATGGCCCAGAGCGCATCGTTGCGGCCGCGCGCCTGCACCAGGATCAGGCGGGAGGGCGGCAGGCCGAAGCGGGACAGGCCGGGCGGCCAGGCGTCGGGGCGGCGGGCGATCCAGAACACCGTGCCGCCGCTGCGCGCGAGGAGCAGGGCGGCGAAGCCGGCCGCGGCGCCGGGGCCGGCGGCCAGCAGCTCGTGCAGCGCCGCGCGCGGCAGGCCGCCGCCACCCGGCAGCGCCGCGTCGATGGGGGGCGCGAGCGGCACGGCGCGCGAGGCGGCACGGGAGAGGGCTTCGGCGGCGCCGGCGCGTTCCTGGCGCGCGATGCTGGCACGCAACGCGGCGAGGAGGGCCGGCCTGTCCATCGGGGGGCTCATGGACAAGGATGCGACTCCGGAAGTGGATTCAGTATGTTCTCTATATGTTCCAGCATGGAGTTGCGTCGGGTCAAGCACGTCCTGCCTTCCCCGGTCCCGTTGGCCGTGGCCGACGGCTATGGCTGCCCCAGCGTCCCGGCCAGCAGGTCCAGCAAGGCCGAGGCGAAGCCGCGCATGTTCTCCGCCCGGTTGGACTCCCCGGTGGAGACCGTCATCACCCGCTCCACCGTGCCGTCGCTCACCGCGAGGCAGGCATGCCCCGCCGGATCGCCATAGCGGTTGCCGGTGGGTCCCGCGGCCCCCGTCTCGGCCAAGCCCCAGACCGCCCCGAAGCGCTCCCGCACCCGACGGGCAAGCAACAGCGCATAGGCTTCGGTGGAAGGGCGCATCCCGGCCATGTCGCCGGGGGTGATGCCCAGCAGGGCCGCACGCGCCTGCCCCGTATAGACCACGGCTCCGCCGAGGAAATAGGCGCTGGCTCCCGGCACGGACAGCAGCGCCGCCGAGACCAGCCCGCCGGCCGAGGATTCCGCGACCGCGACGGTTGCCCGCTGCGCCGTCAGCAGGGCGGAGAGTCGCGCGGCCGCCGGCATCAGGTCCCGCATGGCGTCCTCCATCCCCTGGGCAGAGCGAAGGCTGCCCCCGCGCTTGGGTCCGGGCAACCCGGGCGCGCCGTCACGGCGGGCCGAGATGCAGGGCGAGCCAGACGGTCGGTGCCTCCGGATCGGTCCAGGTGACGCGGTGGCGGCACCGGGCGGGGATCAGCAGGTGATCGCCGGGGCGCAGGGCGCGTTCGCCCTGGCCTTCGAGCCAGAGCCGCGCCGCCCCCCGCAGCAGCAGGACCCATTCGTCCCATGCCTGGTCGTAGGGAGAATCCTCCGGCGTGACCTGGCCGGTGGAGACGATGCGCTCGATCCGCACCCCCGGCCGCACCAGGAGCTCGGTGAACTCCTCGTCGCCGGAGGGCGGCGGCAGATGGTCGAACAGGTTGTCCAGGCGCCCTTCCCTCCCCGCCCCGCGGCCGTGCGCAGGATCAGCCGACGCCACGGCAGGCCCCGGCGGCGGGCCGGGGCGGGGCCTCAGCCGCCGGGGGCCACCTGCGGCCCGTCCTGGCCGCGCATCGCCCAGCCGGTGGTGCGCTGCTCGATGGCGACGGCCACGGCGTACATGAGCACGCCCATCACCCCCGTCACGATCAGCCCGGCGAAGACCAGCGGCACGTCGAAGCGGCTGCTGGCCAGGATCATCAGGTGGCCGATGCCGTTGTTGGAGGCGACGGTCTCCGCGATGATCGAGCCGACGAAGGCGACGGTGATGGCGATCTTCAGCGAGGCGAAGAAGTAGGGCATCGCCCGCGGCAGCCCGACCTTGCGGATGATGTCGATCGGCCGGGCACCGAGGGCGCGCAGCACGTCGCGCAGCTCCGGCTCCACCGTCGCGATGCCGGTGGCGACGTTCACCACGATGGGGAAGAAGCTGATCAGGAAGGCGGTGATGACGGCCGGCACGGTGCCGATGCCGAACCAGATCACCAGGATCGGCACCACCGCGACCTTGGGCACGGAATTGAAGGCGATCAGCAGCGGGTAGAGCCCGTGGTAGAGCACGGTGGACGACCCGATGGCCACGCCCAGCAGCAGGCCGAAGACGATCGCGAAGCCGAAGCCGATCAGCGTGGTCATCAGCGTCTGCCAGGAATTCTCCAGCAGGGGGCGCCACCACTTCACCATGCTCATCGCGATGTCGCTGGGCGGCGGCAGGATGAACTGCGGGATCTGGAAGCCGCGGCAGACCACCTCCCAGACCACGAAGGTGCCGACGATGATCATCCAGGGCAGCCAACGCTGCAGCCGGCGGCGGCGGCGCGCCGCGGCGGCCATCGCCTCGATCCGGCTGGGGGCCGGGCCCGGCATCCCGTCACGTGGCATGGGCGGCCTCCGGGACCATCTCGCCCCTGCGGGCGGCGCTGATGTGCTCGCGCAGCTCGTGGACCAGCTCCTGGAAGGGCTGGGTGTACATGTCGTCCAGCGAGCGCGGCCGGCCGAAGGGCACGGTGCGCTCGGCGATGATGCGGCCCGGGCGGGAGGACATGACCAGCACCCGGTCGGCGAGGAACACCGCCTCGCGCAGGTCGTGCGTCACCAGGATGACGGTGGGCCTCAGCGTGGCGCAGACGGTCTGCAGCTCCACCCACAGATCCTCGCGGGTGAAGACGTCGAGCGCGCCGAAGGGCTCGTCCAGCATGAGGAGCTGCGGGTCGTGGATCAGGGCGCGGCAGAGGGAGGCGCGCTGCTGCATCCCGCCCGAGAGCTGCCAGGGGTACTTCCCCTCGAAGCCCGACAGGCCGACGATGGAGAGCAGCCGGCGGGCCTTGTCCTCATAGGCCAGGCGCTCGCGGCGCAGCCTGCGGCGGTGCGGCTCCACCACCTCCAGCGGCAGCATCACGTTGGCGAGGATGTTGCGCCAGGGCAGCAGGGTCGGGTTCTGGAAGGCCATGCCGGCCACCGAGAGCGGCCCGTCCACCTCCTGCCCGGCCACGATCACGCTGCCGGCGGAGGCGGGCCAGAGACCCGTCACCAGCCGCATCAGCGTGGACTTGCCGCAGCCCGAGGGGCCGACCACCGCCACGAACTCGCCCTTGGCCACCCGCAGCGTGCAGCCGTGCAGGGCCAGCGTGCCCTCCACCCCGCCATAGCGCATGGCGACGTCACCGATCTCGACGAAGGGACGCTCCGCCGCGCTCATGCCCGGATACGCTCCAAGGCCATCCACCTGCCACCCAGCATTCGCAACTCCACGGCGGCCCCTTGCCGGGCCGGCCAAAGCCTTGTCGATGATCACCGGGGGGAGGCCATGCAAGCGATACGCCAGCGGCCGGGAGAGGCCCCCAGGCCGGGCGTTCCGCGCCTGCCGCCGCCCAGGTAGCCCCAAGGGGGGCCCCAGGCGGGTGGCCCCGGGGATAGGCTGGAGGGGTGGGCCAAGTCGGGACGCCGGGCGCCGTGTCCGGTGCCCGGGGCGGCATTCCGCCCAACGCTTCGGCACGTCCCGGCTCGCCGGGAGGCGGAAAGGACCGGCGGCGCCCCGGGCCGGGGGGCGCCGCCGCCGGGATCAGCCGGTCGCCAGCCGGATGACGTTCCAGGAGGCCGGCGGCAGGGTGACGGACAGCCCGGTGCCGCGAAGCTCGACCTCGCGCAGCGTCTCCGGCTTCACCCGGTCCGGCTCCTCCCGGGTGTTGGTGGCGGAAAGGTCGCGGTGGTGCAGCGCCTGCGCCTCCTGCAACCGCAGACGCTCCAGCCCCCGCGCCTCCACCTGCACGGAGAGCGGCTCCTCCAGATGCCGGTTCAGGAGGAAGAGGGTGACGAAGCCGCCCTCCCGGTCGTGCACCACCGCGGTCTTCAGGTAGGGCACGGCGGGCAGCGCGAAATGGTGCTCCTGCGGGCCGCGCGGGTCGTAGTAGCGGGCCTCGTAGGTCGGCGATTCCACCTGTACCCGCAGCACCCGCCCGCGCCCGAGGTTCGAGAACTGCGCGAAGGGATGGAAGATGGTCTGGCGCCAGGCGGGGCCGCCCGTCTCCGTCATGATCGGGGCGATGGCGTTCACCAGCTGCGCCAGGCAGGCGGCCTTCACCCGGTCGGCATGGTTGAGGAGGGAGATGCAGGCGCCGCCGAAGGCGAGCGCGTCGCCCATGGTGTAGACCTCCTCCAGGATCTTCGGCGCCACCGGCCAGCCCGGCACCGTCCGCCCCTCGCGCTTGCCGCGGGTGCGGTACCAGACGTTCCACTCGTCGAAGCTGAGCATGAGGCGCTTGGAGGAACGGCGCTCGGCCGCCACGGCGTCGGCGATGGCCACCACCTCCTCGATGAAGCTGTCCATCAGGTCGGGGCTGGCGAGGAAGCCCCCCATGTCGTCGGCGTAGTTGTTCAGGTAGGTGTGCAGCGACACGAACTCGACATGGTCGAAGCAGTGCGCCAGCACCTCCCGCTCCCAGGCGCCGAAGGTGGGCATGTTGCGGGCGGAGGAGCCGCAGGCCGCCAGCTCCAGCGAGGGATCGACCCACTTCATCATCTTGGCCGATTCCGTGGCGACGCGGCCGTATTCCTGCGCCGTCTTGTGTTCCATCTGCCAGGGGCCGTCGACCTCGTTGCCCAGGCACCAGAACTTCACGTCGTGCGGCTTCTCCCAGCCGTGGGCGCGGCGCAGGTCGGACCAAGCGGTGCCGCCCGGATGGTTGCAGTACTCCACCAGGTTGCGCGCCGCATCGGCGCCGCGGGTGCCGAGGTTGACCGCCAGCATCGGCTCGATGCCCGTCTCGCGGCACCAGTCGATGAACTCGTTGGTGCCGAAGGTGTTGGGCTCGGTGGACATCCAGGCGAGGTCGAGGCGGCGCGGCCGCTGCTCCACCGGGCCCACCCCGTCCTCCCAGTTGTAGCCGGAGACGAAGTTGCCGCCGGGATAGCGCATGATGGTCGGCGCCAGCTCCTTCACCAGCGCCATCACGTCCTTGCGGAAGCCCTTCGCATCCGCCTCCGGATGGCCGGGCTCGTAGATGCCGCCATAGACGCAGCGGCCGAGATGCTCGACGAAGGCGCCGAACAGCCGGTCGTGCGTGTCGCCGATCGCCACGTCGCGGTCGATGGTCACCTGTGCCTTCAAGGCCTGCTTCCTTCCCTGATGTTCAGACGTGCTGCGCGGTCGGCGCCTCGTCCCAGGCGCCGTCGATCGAGAGGACGGCGTCCTTGAGCTGGATCGAATAGGGGTGCTGCGGGTGCGACAGAACCGTCCGCGCGTCGCCGGCTTCCACCACCTCGCCGCGCCGCATGATGATGATGCGGTCGCTGATCGTGTAGGCGGTGGCGAGGTCGTGCGTGATGTAGACGATGGAGACGCGCAGCCGGTCGCGCAGCTCGCGGAACAGGTTGACGATGGTCATCCGCAGCGAGGCGTCGATCATCGAGACGGGCTCGTCCGCCACCAGCAGCGCGGGCCCCGGGATCAGCGCCCGCGCGATGGCCGCGCGCTGGAGCTGGCCGCCGGACAT contains:
- a CDS encoding DNA-3-methyladenine glycosylase family protein encodes the protein MDAAANPPALPFPGPLPAWARAGLDTLAAAHPDLARIEATAGPLAWRVRPRGFPGLLRAICGQMISDRAAAAIWGRLAALPGALDPAGLLALDDAALCGQAGLSRPKAAHARSLAMAVLDGRLRLDELPGMEDAEAVAHLCAVRGLGRWTAQVHLLFAEQRADVFPEGDLALAAGLAHLRGLPTRPPPRALAALALEWQPCRSLAARLLWHWWRHATGRPAGDIAMDPAADA
- a CDS encoding CinA family protein, with amino-acid sequence MRDLMPAAARLSALLTAQRATVAVAESSAGGLVSAALLSVPGASAYFLGGAVVYTGQARAALLGITPGDMAGMRPSTEAYALLLARRVRERFGAVWGLAETGAAGPTGNRYGDPAGHACLAVSDGTVERVMTVSTGESNRAENMRGFASALLDLLAGTLGQP
- a CDS encoding error-prone DNA polymerase, encoding MTLFAELAALSNFSFLDGASHPHELAATAAALGHAALGIADRNSFAGSVRGLVAVEQLNEAGKGPLRHLVGCRLVLPDGMEYLAWPADRAAYGRLARLLSHGRMNAPKGECRLTRDDLIAGVEGCVLALVPPDQPGEAFADRLRRDAAALRRRLALPLFCAATYRFAGDDAKRLDRLAAMGQPLLVAGGTRYHVARRQALADLLTAIRLGLRVDELGYAAEPNAEAHLKPPAEMARLFARWPEAMAAIPRVLETCRFSLRELRYEYPDEILEPGLTAQRTLERRVAAAMREHWPEGAPETVRRQVADELRLIARKDYAPYFLTAQEIVRFARERGILCQGRGSAANSAVCYVLGITAVDPTKHDLLFERFLSIDRDEPPDIDVDFEHERREEVIQHIYERYGRDRAAIAATLSRYRPRGAIREAGRAMGLSEDVTARLAKGSWGPGGASLAEVAREAGLDPDGDPRLARTIALAEELTGGEDPFRMGGQPVGFPRHLSTHVGGFVITRGPLVELAVVTAAAMEGRTTIEWDKDDIEALGILKVDVLGLGMLSCLHRALDLIAAHGGRRHTLQSIPADCRETYAMLSRADTVGVFQVESRAQMNMLPRLRPKEFYDLVVEVAIVRPGPIQGDMVHPYLRRRNGEEAPDIPNPELAEVLRKTYGVPLFQEQAMRIAVVAAGFSPARADQLRRAMGTFKGHGKVPVFHEEFVSGMLAKGYDRDFAERVFQQIEGFGSYGFPESHAASFAQLVYTSAWIKRHHPAVFACALLNSQPMGFYAPAQLVRDAREHGVAIRPADVAASAWDCTLEPDPGSAGGLALRLGLRLVAGLSAEAGARIVAARPFASLADCVRRAGLPRDAAAALAQADAFRGLGLDGRAALWAAQAVEPARGPEELPLFAAAAATPALPRMTAGERTVLDYGATGLTLRDHPLALLRPALAAMRLADTRRLRDARRGARLRLPGLVLVRQRPGSSKGVVFFTVEDEHGTANLVLYPAVVAAHRAAVVAARLLVAEGRVEREDDPRRTETPIVHLVVRRLEDRSDLLDGLHRLESPAAWADRLLSRADEVMRPGPPARLPPSRDFR
- a CDS encoding aminotransferase, which encodes MLSLSPRLRATAAPAIPAARAWAAAYDGSSGPALDLTQAVPGYPPHPDLLARLAAEAGDGASAGYGAIEGEAALREALAADLSAAYGAAIRAEDVAITAGCNLAFAVAVSVLAGTGESVMLPTPWYFNHRMTLEVAGIGVVPLPCRAADGFLPYPERTASLLDANPQVRALVLITPNNPTGAVASPELIARLAEICRRRGVWLVLDETYRDFLPGRSEQPPHDVFGDPSWRGGVVQLYSFSKSYCVPGHRVGAIVAGPAFRAEMMKALDTLQICPPRAAQRALAWAVPALAEWRRANRAVMAGRAAAFTRAVAPLNRWKIDALGAYFAYLRLPPGAPDAVAAAEILASRHGLMTLPGPFFGPGQERHLRLAFANAEEGLLAQVPERLSRLG
- a CDS encoding Y-family DNA polymerase, with the translated sequence MDDAAAAAGLRAGLAVADARAACPAVRLVAEDAAANAALLRRLGLWAMRFTPLAGVEAPEALLLDITGCAAGQGEPGLRDAAVGRLARLGVTAVGAVAGTAGAALALARAGAGVVVPAGREAAATDPLPLSVLPVEPSVRAALRRLGLWQVGAVRALPRAELAARFGAGLVTALDEVAGLRGRPIRPLRPPPDFTVARELLEPIVTREAVDAVFARLLEALCLRLAEAGRGARRVVLRAHGVDGGVQEVAVGTALPMRAPAHLERLFRERLERLAPGFGFDRLALSAEATDPLAAAQDGFAGGEGAEREALARLLDRLGDRLRVWRLDPRAAHLPEEAVAHGDPLGMARETPAHWHDRPRPVRLLSPPEPVEAIAPLPDGPPARLTWRGRALRVRAAEGPERLHPCGGPEAAAREFRDYFRVEVEGGERLWVCRVGRDVPMRWFLHGFLA
- a CDS encoding ImuA family protein, with the protein product MDRPALLAALRASIARQERAGAAEALSRAASRAVPLAPPIDAALPGGGGLPRAALHELLAAGPGAAAGFAALLLARSGGTVFWIARRPDAWPPGLSRFGLPPSRLILVQARGRNDALWAMEEVLRCPAVTGALLLDETPDPTAARRLQLAAETGGGIGLLLRDDVPEAAAGPSLATTRWRVSGRAGTGLSRHDLGDPHWTLELLRTRSGRPGLWNVAWRLGTETLTAEDLEPDACDAASAARRA
- a CDS encoding cupin domain-containing protein, whose translation is MASADPAHGRGAGREGRLDNLFDHLPPPSGDEEFTELLVRPGVRIERIVSTGQVTPEDSPYDQAWDEWVLLLRGAARLWLEGQGERALRPGDHLLIPARCRHRVTWTDPEAPTVWLALHLGPP